Part of the Streptomyces europaeiscabiei genome is shown below.
CCGCGTCTTCGACGAGGGTGGCCGCGGTCTCCTCCTGGTCGCCCAGCTCGCCGAACACTGGGGCACCCGCCGCGCCCGCCAGGGCAAGACGGTGTGGGCCGAGCTGAACGACTCCGCCGCCGCGTTCCCGGCCCTGGCCGGCCTCTAGCCCACGCGCACGGCCACCTTCCGCCGACGGTCACCCTCCACCCACGGCCACCGCCACCGCCGGCCCGTGTCGCCGTGTCGCCACTGAGCCCTGCGCCTGCCGGAGAAGGTGCTCGCCGGCAGAAACCGAAGCGGCCCGCCGGGGTGTCCGGCGGGCCGCTTCGGGGGTGTCAGGGCAGGGGGAGGAGGCCGCCCCGACGGGCTTGGGGAGCCGGCACCTCACATGTGGACCACGGGGGCGGCGTCCGGGTCGTGGACGGGGGCGCCGCGCCGGTAGAGCAGAAAGCTGACGACCAGGCCGGCGACGAAGAAGACGGCGGACCACCAGTAGGCCGTGGAGTAGGCCTCCAGCCCGGCCTGCGCGACTACGGCGGGGTCCTTCGGGTTCCTGCCGACCAGGTAGTCCGCGGCGGCGCTGGTGGAGAGCGTGTTGAGGAGGGCGGTGCCGAGGGAACCGCCGATCTGCTGCATCGTGTTGACGGCGGCGGAGGCGACACCGGCGTCCTCCGCGGCGACACCCTCGGTGGCCAGGCTCATGGCGGGGGCCATGATCAGACCCATGCCGAGTCCGGCGAGAACCAGCGGCGGCAGGATGCCGGTGGTGTAGGAGCTGTTCATGTCGAGGGCGGTCAGCCAGACCATCGCGGCGGCGGCCATGCCCATGCCCAGCGGGACCACCGGCTTGGGACCGATGCGCGGGACGAGTGTCGTGGAGGCCAGCGTCGAGGTCAGCATGAGTCCGGTGATCATGGGCAGGAAGGCCAGCCCGGTCTCGATGGGCGTGTAGCCGAGGCTCTGCTGCAGGTAGTAGGTGAGGAAGAGGAAGACGCCGAACATGCCCGCGCCGATGATCAGGACGGAGACGAACGACGCGCCGCGGTTCCGGTCGAGCAGGACGCGCAGGGGCAGCAGCGGATGCGGGGAGCGGGTCTGCCACACCGTGAACGCGGCGAGCAGGACGGCCCCGGCGAGCAGGAAGCCCCAGGTGGCAGGCGAACTCCAATCGTGGCTCTCGGCGTTGGAGAACCCGTAGACCAGGCAGAACAGTCCGGCGGAGACCAGGAGGGCACCGGGCACGTCGATCTTGGCGGTCTTGTCGCGGCTGCTGCGGCCGAGCAGGATCATCCCGCCGACGAAGGCGACGGCGGCGAAGAAGAGGTTGACGTACAGGGTCCAGCGCCAGTCGAGGTGCTCGGTCAGTACGCCGCCCAGCAGCAGGCCGACGGCGCCGCCGGCCCCCGCGATCGCGCCGTAGACGCCGAAGGCCTTCCCGCGTTCCTTGGGGTCGGTGAACGTCGTGGTCAGCAGCGACAGCGCGGCCGGCGCGAGGAGCGCCCCGAACAGGCCCTGCCCGGCCCGGGCGGCGACGAGCATCTCGAAACTGCCGGCCGCGCCGCCGATGGCGGAGGCACCGGCGAAGCCCACCAGGCCGACCAGGAACGTCAGCTTCCGCCCGAACAGGTCCGCTATTCGCCCGCCGAGCAGCAGCAGACTGCCGAAGGCGAGCGCGTAGGCGGTGACGATCCACTGCCGGTCGCCGTCCGAGAAGTCCAGGTCCTGCTGGGCCGAGGGCAGCGCGATGTTCACGATCGTCGCGTCCAGCACCACCATCAGCTGCGCCAGGCCGATGACGGCGAGGATCCACCAGCGATGGCGGTGCGGTGGGTCGGTGGTCGGCAGCGGTGCTGTGGGAGCCGTGCCGGTCGGTGTGTCGGAGACGGTGGAAGACATGACGAAACTCCGGAGAAGGTGCGGAAGTGGCTGGGTGCTTCGGTGGTGCGGGGTGGACGGCTGCGTCGATGGAGCTCGTCACGAGTGGGGGGAGGCAAGAGCGCGCGAGCGGCGCGGGTGGGTCAGGCCGCCGGAACCCCGGACCGATCGGCGGCTTCCCGGTTCCGGCGACCGACGGGGAGAACGGCCGCGATCAGTTCGGGGCCGGGTCCCTGGAGCGCTCGGCGTCGGGCCTCTCCCGCCGAGGCCGGGGAGAACGTCTGCCAGTACCGGGACTGGCGGTTGAGCTTGCCGATCAGCGGCATCAGGTGGGTCGCGGCGGGGACGGGGATGCCCAGCCGGTCCGCGGTCCCGTCGCCGAAGGTCTGCCGGAGCACGCTGTGGATGAGGTAGCGCAGTTGCTCCTCGGAGAGGACGGCACCCGGCGCCCCGGCCATCGCACGGGCCTGCGCGTCGACCATGGCGGTGGTCAGCACGCGTGAGTTCTCGTCGGGCGCTGCCGTCCTCGCGTCCAGCAGGCCCCGGAGGCGCTCGGCGTCGGTGTGGTCGAGCACGTTTCCGTAGAGGCTCTCGTCAAGGCCGAGCAGATGGGCGACGTACGACCAGTAGCGGTAGAGGTAGCGCTCCTCCTCGGGACCGATCTCGATGCCGACGGCGGCCAGGGCGCGGAAGGACACGAGGGTGAGACCGAGCCACGTACGGGCCAGGTCGTCGTCCTGCGCGAGCGGGGATCGCCGCCGGGCGAAGGAGGGCCGGCCGGACGCGCCGCCCTCGGCGGATTCGGTGGGTTCGCGGTCGCGCTCGAACGCCGTGATCCGTATCCGGGCCTGGAGCAGCCGCAGTTGGACGGTGGCCAGGTGACCCGGGGCGCCGCGCAGCAGTCCTCCCGGTCGCATGGTCTGACGTGCCCAGACGCCGGTCCCGGCGAGTCGGCGTGGGGCCATGGCCGCCGGAGTGCCCGCGCGGGCGAGGCGGCCCGCGACGGCCGGGGACGCGTAGGTGTGGGCGAGCGTGCCGGTGATGGAGCAGAGCCCGAACCACAGCGGAGGCACGGACAGGCTCACGACATCACCGCGGTGCAGCATCAGAGGGTCCACGCCCGAGGGGGCGGATTCCAGCTGCCGCAGCAGCGCGGCCACCGCCCGGGGCGGCGGCTCGTGCAGGCTCGCCAGGCCGTTGCGCAGGCCGGCGTCGAGGGCCTGGCGAGCCGGTGTGCCGAGAAGGTCCAGTTCGGCGACGACGGCGTCGGCGAGCGCGTCGCCGGCCGTGGGGCCGATCGCCCGCTCGGTGGTCGTGGGGGATGTGTGGGGTGCGGTCATGGGGGTTCTCCATGCGAGAGAAACGCTCTGACACCTGTCAGATTAGCGGTAATCTGACAGGTGTCAAATAAGATTCCGTGGGTCCTTAGACTGGGCCCGGGACCGCCCGCAGGGCCGGTGGGCGCGCATCGGAAGTGATGGAGGCAAGCGTGGGAGCAAGAGCCGAATCCACTCGAAGGCCGGGGCGCCCCGGCGCGGACACTCCCGCGGTGCCCGAGGAGGAGAGCGTTCTGCAGCGCGGCCTGGAGGCCTTCGCGGAGCTGGGCTACGACCGGGCGTCCGCCCGCGAACTGGCCCGCCGCCTGGGCGTCAGCCACAACTTCATCAACGACCGCTACGGCTCCAAGGCGGCGTTCTGGCGTGCGGTGGTGGACTCCGCCCTGGGGCCGCAGCTGGCCCGCCTGTCCGAGCCCGACCCCTCGGCCGACGACGCGGAGAACCTGCGGCGGCTCATCACCGCCTTCTACCGGTCCTCCGCGGACACCCCGCTGGTCGGCCGGCTCTTCGTCGACGAACTCAACCAGGACACCGAGCGGTTGGACTATCTGTACGACAACTACATCGGCGTCGTCGTGGGGAGGATGGCGTCCAGTGTCGACCGGCTCGTCGCCGCCGGACGCATGGCCCCCGTCCCGATGGACGTGCTCTTCTTCGCCATCGTCCCGACCGTCTCCGGCATGCTGGACGTCCCCCTCGCCCGCCGCCTCGGCCGCACCGAACACTCCTCGCCGGAGCGAACCGCGGCCAGGGCGGAGTCGCTGGCGGCACTCGTGCTCGACGGGTTGCTCGGGACGGGCCGGGAGGCCGGGGCCTGAACCGGAGGATGTGACGCGGCTCGTCGAGCGCGTGGACCGTGGGCTCGTCGAGCGCGTGGACGCCGAGCGGCGGACGGCGCGGACTCCCTCGCGGCCGTCTTCGCGACCCGCTGTGATCCCGCCTCTTCCGCCTCTTCCGCCTCTTCCGTTCCGCCTCTACCGTCGCTTTCGGCGTCACGGAGCGGCTGCTCGGCAGGGACACCGGGTCCGTGGAGCGGCTCCGTCGGCCGGTGCCGCCGCCCCGGCCGGGATTCGGGATCAGCGCAGCGGCACCGTGTCGAGGTGCTCGCCGGCCATCCGCCGGGCGGGCGTCGCGGTCTGTTCGGCGACGTGGCGGAAGGTGTCCTCGGCGGGGCGGGCCGGCCAGGCGGCGGGAAGGTGGCGGGCGGGGAGGCGAGGGTCGGCGCGGATGGTCCAGAGCCACTCGCTGACGAGCCGCAGACGGGTCCCGATCGGGTCGTCACCGCAACCGGCTCCCAGGTGGGCGGTCCAGCGCTTGTCGAAGGTGACGTAGCGGGCCGCGACGCTCTCCAGGTCCCAGGTGTCGCGGATCATCAGCTCGATGTCGGTGGCCACGTCGGCCCGGGCGTGGAAGACCTTGACGTGGTCGGTGAGCCCGAGCTCCGCGACGACACCGGTGATGTCGACGTTCCCCGGGGCGATCCACAGCCCGCTGTACAGGGCCCCGAACCCGGACCACGTCAGCCGCGAGCGCAGGTCGTGGCGCTGGCGTTTCCAGGAGTCGGGGAGGGAGAAACCGAGCAGGGTCCAGGTGCCGTCCCAGTCGTCGTTGACCGCGCCCTGCTTCCAGATGCGGGTGCGGCCGTCCCCCAGGACGCGTGTCGCCTGCGGGGTGAGACCGAAGTACATCCTGCGGCCCTCGCGCTGGCGCCGCAGCAGACCGCGGTTGACCATGCGGGTCAGCGTGGAACGTACGGCCTGTTCACCGACGCCGACCCGGCCCAGTACGTCGATGATGCTGCCCGAGTACACGCACAGATCACGGTCGCCGTCCTCCAGCACGTGGTTGCCGAAGAAGGCGAGCATGAGCGACTGCGGGCGCGGCTGCGGGCCGTCCGTGGCGTCGCTGTCCGGGGTGTCCAGGATGTCGTAGTCCTCCACAGGGGCAAGCGTACGGCCGCCCGTCGGCACCCCGGCGGGCGGCCGACCAGGTCAACGGCCGTCGGCGGGGTGGGCGAGGCCGTACGGCCGCGGGCAGGGGTCGGTCGATACGGCACGGAGCGGGCGGGGGGTCGTGGAATCGGCAGCCGCCGCACGGGCGTTGAGGGGATCCGCGTCCGTGTCGCCCCACAGCGCTCCTCCAGGGTGTCCTTGTGTGACCACCGTTGACAGGTGCCCACCACGGACCGTCGCGGAGAGACGCGGCCGAGGTGGCCGAGGCGGCCCGGAACCTTGCCGTCGCCGACGCGCGTTACGTCACGATGAGGACCGTCAAGCACGTTGCGCGGGGCCGGACTCGCACGAGGCCGCCCCCTCCGCCAGGAAAGCTGGGAAGCCATGACCACCATCGCCGTCATCGGAGCCGGGCCAGGTCTCGGCGCGGCCGTCGCCCGCCGCTTCGGCCGTGAGGGGTTCGCCGTGGCGCTCGTCGCCCGCGACCCCGAGCGCACGAAGGCACTCGCCGCCGATCTGACCGACCAGGGTGTCACGGCCCAGGGGTTCGCCGCCGATGTGCGCGACCCGGAGGCCCTGACCGCCGCACTCGACGCGGCGCACACGGCGCTGGGGCCGGTCGAGGTCCTGCAGTACAGCCCGCTGCCGCACCGGGACTTCATGCTGCCGGTGCTGGAGACCGGCCACACCGACCTCGTCGGCCCGATCGAGTTCTCCGTCTACGGCGCGGTCGCCGCCGTACGGCAGGTGCTGCCCGGCATGCGCGACCTCGGGCGCGGCACCGTCCTCTTCGTCAACGGCGGGACGGCCGTGGTCCCGCACCCCGACCGGGCCGGCACGTCCATCGCGTTCGCCGCGGAGAGCGCGTACGGCCACCTGCTCCACGACACCCTCGCGGCCGAGGGCATCCATGTCGCCCAACTGGTCGTCCCGGGCGCGATCGTCCCCGGACACCCCAGGAAGGACCCGGCCGTCCTCGCCGACACCCTGTGGGACATCCACCGGGACCGCCACGGCTTCCGGCACTTCGCCGACGACCTCGACGCCTCGTAGGGGGACCCGCGACGCGGCCGACCTGTGATGGTGCCCGGGTCCGCGACGCGGCCGTCGGGTGGTGCCCGGGTCCGCGACGCGGCCGTCGGGTGGTGCCCGGGTCCGCGACGCGACCGTCGGGTGGTGGTTGCCCGGGTCCGCGACGCTCCGGCCCGCGGCGGCCCGACCTCCGGCGTGGCGCGCTCGGGCACCGCGCCGACGCGCGGTCGTCCGGGGCGGGTGTCACGCTGAGATCACCGGATCCGCGAACGCGAAGGGGAATCCAGTGATCACCACCGACCTCACTCCCGGCTCCCCCTGTTGGCTCGACCTCGGCGTCCCCGACGTGCCGGCCGCGGCGGCCTTCTACCGCGCGGTGCTCGGCTGGGAGTACGAGCCCATGGGCGACGGTGACGGCGGGGAGGATGCGCAGGGCGAAGGCGGAGCCTTCCGGAAGGACGGCAAGATCGTCGGCGGGCTCGGCGAACTCACCGAGAAGGGTGCGCGTCCGGCCTGGATGATCTACTACACCGTCATGGACGCGGACGCCACGACCCAGGCCGTGGAGCGCGCCGGCGGCACGGTGCGGGTGGCGCCGAGGGATCTTGGCGACTGGGGCCGGATGGCACAGTACAGCGACCCGCTGGGCGGCCAGTTCGCCGTCTGGCAGCCGGGCCGGAACGAGGGGTTCGAGCTGGCTGACGAGCCGGGCTCACTGTCCTGGACCGAGCTGTTCACCACCGACACCGCGGCCGCCAAGGAGTTCTACGGCACCGTCTTCGGCTGGCAGTTCGGAGACATGTCCCTGCCGGGCGACGCGGGTACGTACAGCCTCGTCACCCCCGCAGGGCTCCCCGAGGAGCGGATGCAGGGCGGCCTGATGGAACTCCGCGCGGACGACCTCACCCTGACGGACGGACGGCCCTACTGGCACCCCGTCTTCGCCGTCACCGACTGCGATGCGGGGGTGGCCGCCGTCACGGGGCACGGCGGCAGCGTCCAGATGGGACCCGAGAACGTGGAGGGTGTCGGCAGGCTGGCCGTCTGTCTCGACCCGTCGAACGCGGATTTCGTGCTCCTCGCGCCGGCCGAGAGCTGACCCGCGCCCCGCGAGGCTCCGTCCCTTCACCACCCTTCACCACGCCTCACCGACCCCTGCCGGACGCCACCGGAAGCCGTCC
Proteins encoded:
- a CDS encoding PaaX family transcriptional regulator, which gives rise to MEDYDILDTPDSDATDGPQPRPQSLMLAFFGNHVLEDGDRDLCVYSGSIIDVLGRVGVGEQAVRSTLTRMVNRGLLRRQREGRRMYFGLTPQATRVLGDGRTRIWKQGAVNDDWDGTWTLLGFSLPDSWKRQRHDLRSRLTWSGFGALYSGLWIAPGNVDITGVVAELGLTDHVKVFHARADVATDIELMIRDTWDLESVAARYVTFDKRWTAHLGAGCGDDPIGTRLRLVSEWLWTIRADPRLPARHLPAAWPARPAEDTFRHVAEQTATPARRMAGEHLDTVPLR
- a CDS encoding TetR/AcrR family transcriptional regulator; protein product: MGARAESTRRPGRPGADTPAVPEEESVLQRGLEAFAELGYDRASARELARRLGVSHNFINDRYGSKAAFWRAVVDSALGPQLARLSEPDPSADDAENLRRLITAFYRSSADTPLVGRLFVDELNQDTERLDYLYDNYIGVVVGRMASSVDRLVAAGRMAPVPMDVLFFAIVPTVSGMLDVPLARRLGRTEHSSPERTAARAESLAALVLDGLLGTGREAGA
- a CDS encoding VOC family protein; the protein is MITTDLTPGSPCWLDLGVPDVPAAAAFYRAVLGWEYEPMGDGDGGEDAQGEGGAFRKDGKIVGGLGELTEKGARPAWMIYYTVMDADATTQAVERAGGTVRVAPRDLGDWGRMAQYSDPLGGQFAVWQPGRNEGFELADEPGSLSWTELFTTDTAAAKEFYGTVFGWQFGDMSLPGDAGTYSLVTPAGLPEERMQGGLMELRADDLTLTDGRPYWHPVFAVTDCDAGVAAVTGHGGSVQMGPENVEGVGRLAVCLDPSNADFVLLAPAES
- a CDS encoding oxygenase MpaB family protein; the encoded protein is MTAPHTSPTTTERAIGPTAGDALADAVVAELDLLGTPARQALDAGLRNGLASLHEPPPRAVAALLRQLESAPSGVDPLMLHRGDVVSLSVPPLWFGLCSITGTLAHTYASPAVAGRLARAGTPAAMAPRRLAGTGVWARQTMRPGGLLRGAPGHLATVQLRLLQARIRITAFERDREPTESAEGGASGRPSFARRRSPLAQDDDLARTWLGLTLVSFRALAAVGIEIGPEEERYLYRYWSYVAHLLGLDESLYGNVLDHTDAERLRGLLDARTAAPDENSRVLTTAMVDAQARAMAGAPGAVLSEEQLRYLIHSVLRQTFGDGTADRLGIPVPAATHLMPLIGKLNRQSRYWQTFSPASAGEARRRALQGPGPELIAAVLPVGRRNREAADRSGVPAA
- a CDS encoding SDR family NAD(P)-dependent oxidoreductase, with protein sequence MTTIAVIGAGPGLGAAVARRFGREGFAVALVARDPERTKALAADLTDQGVTAQGFAADVRDPEALTAALDAAHTALGPVEVLQYSPLPHRDFMLPVLETGHTDLVGPIEFSVYGAVAAVRQVLPGMRDLGRGTVLFVNGGTAVVPHPDRAGTSIAFAAESAYGHLLHDTLAAEGIHVAQLVVPGAIVPGHPRKDPAVLADTLWDIHRDRHGFRHFADDLDAS
- a CDS encoding MFS transporter; this encodes MSSTVSDTPTGTAPTAPLPTTDPPHRHRWWILAVIGLAQLMVVLDATIVNIALPSAQQDLDFSDGDRQWIVTAYALAFGSLLLLGGRIADLFGRKLTFLVGLVGFAGASAIGGAAGSFEMLVAARAGQGLFGALLAPAALSLLTTTFTDPKERGKAFGVYGAIAGAGGAVGLLLGGVLTEHLDWRWTLYVNLFFAAVAFVGGMILLGRSSRDKTAKIDVPGALLVSAGLFCLVYGFSNAESHDWSSPATWGFLLAGAVLLAAFTVWQTRSPHPLLPLRVLLDRNRGASFVSVLIIGAGMFGVFLFLTYYLQQSLGYTPIETGLAFLPMITGLMLTSTLASTTLVPRIGPKPVVPLGMGMAAAAMVWLTALDMNSSYTTGILPPLVLAGLGMGLIMAPAMSLATEGVAAEDAGVASAAVNTMQQIGGSLGTALLNTLSTSAAADYLVGRNPKDPAVVAQAGLEAYSTAYWWSAVFFVAGLVVSFLLYRRGAPVHDPDAAPVVHM